The genome window AGGTACCCATCTGTAATCACTGACCAATTTGTAGCCAAggcttctgtttttattttggccaGAAATGGTATTTTAACAGTGCCTATCCCCATTCTATCATCCCGACTCAATTACTGTGGGAGAAATGTCATTGAGAACTGTATCTGTGCCAGTATGTCAGTCTCCAAGCTCTCCTGTGATGATATCACCATTAATCGCCTCTACCAGTTTGCTGTAGGCTGGACACTACTAGGATCTGATCTCATCCTCATCTTCCTCTCCTACAGCCTCATCCTTCGAGCTGTGCTGAAACTCAAGGCAGAGGGTGCTGTGGCCAAGGCCCTGAGCACTTGTGGCTCCCATTTCATTCTTATCCTCTTCTTCAGCACCATCCTTCTGGTCTTTGTGCTCACTCTTGTGGTGAAGAAGAAGGTCTCCCCTGATGTGCCAGTCTTGCTCAATGTTCTCCACCATGTCATCTTCTCAGCCCTCAACCCCATTGTTTATGGAGTGCGAACCCAGGAGATCAAGCAAGGAATACAGAGGTTATTAAAGAAAGTGTGGTAGTAAGGACAACTGGATCTCTGCATTCATACTATAGGATGAATTTTGAGTCAATAATGTGTGAATGGGCTGAAATACATATCTGTGAGTTGTAATTCAACCTGGGTAATTTGGATATTGTGTCTTCTTTAATAAAACTTAAGATTCATTGTAGTCCCCTTTTCTCTAACTTCTTCTTTAACAATATGCTTGACCCCATTTGCTTTTTCCTCATACACAATATCCTATTTTTACAAAAGGCTGGGATTCCTTGGGGTAGGCTTTACAGTTAAATAATTATGTTCCTGAATATACAGCTGTTATTAGGTCATGCATTTACATTCATATATACACAACTATGGATATTTTGGATAGAGTTGTGCAAAGTGTAATGTGTTCTTATTCTTATTTCCATATggggaaagggaacatatttGAGACAAAGAAATTGGAATGAAATTTCAATCCTGAATGATGGAAAGTTGCTTGTGATTTATTATTGGTTCTGCAACTGGGTGGTCTTTGGAAATATGCATTGCAGGAGGACAGGGATTTGATATGGAGCATTGTGCAACAATTAACAATGAGTTTGATTAGATTTAAGAGACTCCTAAATTCTCTGCAGTAGGTTAGTTTGTGCTTTGGACATTTATCTTTTGGATCCAGGGTTTCATAGTTTATGGTATGCACACATAGCTCTTCTAATGATTTAAAGATGATAAGGATTAAAATATGGGccagtaataataatttaaaatatcaaacacaTAATACCTGAGCATTGTTTGTATGAAAtagacagattctttttttttaaattttttattttttataaacatatatttttatccccaggggtacaggtctgtgaattaccaggtttacacacttcacagcattcaccaaagcacataccctccccaatgtccataatcccacccccttctcccaaaccccctccccccagcaaccctcagtttgttttgtgagattaagagtcacttatggtttgtctccctcccaatcccattttttttttttttttgatttatttatttgtttgaggtgGGGgtagaaagtgagagagagagagagagcgccagtagggggcaggacagagggagaatcttcaagctgactccTGATGAGTGTGGAGCTGGAAGAGGACTGGAGTTCACCACTTATGAGActattacctgagccaaaaccaagagtcagaagtttcatcaactgagccaccagatgtcTCAAATTGGAGAGTTTCTAAGCCCTGAGAATTCTGTTAActattaaaacacaaatatagATAGAACCTTGTTTTTAATcagtctctttttaaagattatttatttatttatttgacagacagagatcacaaataggcagagaggcaggcagagagagaggaggaagcaggctccctgccaagcagagagcctgatgcagggctcgatcccaggaccctgggatcatgacctgagccaaaggcagaggctttaaaacactgagccaccctggtgtccctaaTCAGTCTCTTTTGAGTTCCtgatgggatggagccccagttgTTCACAGCAGTAACTTATTCATCAATGCATCCTATATTACCCCTGAACCAAAAAGGAGCAGTTCCCGTGGAGTTTGTAGGAAAGACTTCACCAGAGAACTAGCTACCATTCAAAATATAGCTCCAACTGTCTGAAGCAAGAAATAATAAACTTGTACAGACATAGCAGTAACTAATTCTATCAAAAGAATAGTATTTTTGGAGTTGACTAGAGCAACTACAGATTGCACACATTACACTAGCTGTTGCCCCAGACCTTATTTGGCTTACCAAATTTACATGAatgttagggccaatttaatgttaaaacctgtttaactattagggtctgcttagccagagtgactccatattgccatattgttgtttacatccatgGACTTCATTCCAGGAATAAACACCCCAGCAGTTCCAGGTAACAGTTCTGGGTATTGATTCTAGGAGTAAatgccttaacaatagaagccacataCCTTGGGTCTGTGGTTATgtcctataaaaccagcctgtgagattgGGATGGGGTCACTCTCTTTGGAGGCCACCctgccggtcagtctgacttctaatgcgtggcatagaataaagctttgcataactttcactttgtctcagtcttgttcctttgataacagaccccaACAATGAACACCTGGGGCCTCATGAAGGTTCCCTATGAGTATatagaaggggaggaaaaatctCAGGTTTATTAATAAATGAGTCAGTTCATGATGTGTAGGGTAGAAGTAGACTGTTGCCACATGCAGCCTCAATCATGGGTCAACCACAAAGATGGAGACAGTGCTACGAGCAGTACAACTGGTCATCAACTTGGTGTAAAGAGAGGCTTAGTAAGATTTCAAAATCAGAGGTTAGGGGAAAATATGTGAATAGCCTAAGGGGTATTCTAAATCTAAGGGGATTTGACACAAAACTTGCAGATCTAAAATGGCTTATATTAATGCCCACTTCAGAGGCTGTGTCAGGGAAGAAGAGACAATGAACAATGAGGGCTAGAAGTTGTGACTTCTAGAAATTCTAATTGTATGTGGGAGAAATCTAGAATGAGTTGTAAAGGAGTGAGGTGGGGTACATTATTTACAGTTTCTGAACCAAATGTAGTAGCAGGAATATCTTAAATCTTTTctgagaagggtgcctgggtggctcagtcattaagcatctgcctttggctcagatcatgatcccaggctcctgggatggagtccagcatctggctccctgctcagcaggaagcctgcttctcctctcccactaccccctgcttgtattccctctcttgctgtctctgtctctgtcaaataataaataaaatctttaaaaaaaaatgtttcctgagaAATTGTGGTAGGCACCATCTTGGAGAACTAGTGGCAGGACAGAGCTAACTCACAGGAATGGGAAGATCTGACTAGTATAGGTGTAGGCTAATGATCAGTGCTCTGCCCTGTCCCTCTGTGCTTTCATTATATACCACACAATTCTGCAGATACCTGGGATTCTGCTGGGAGTACCTTCTGTCTGGAGAAGCTTGCTGGGCTCCTGGTTGGGGAAGGACCAAAGCATTcaggaattaaaaacttaaaaaacagttttcaaaTAATGATGGATAGAAGTTATGGTGATATATTTCCGATTCCTTGGGTCATCACTTGTATCTGTCTACTACCAAAGTTCTATCCTGATTCATCTTGGTGACCATTGTTTTAATAATGGTGCTAGAAGCAAGTTATATTACAGAATATCCCTGCATGTgtgatggaaaaatatttgagatGTTATTGAGTTCTCACTGgattcaaactttttaaaaaagattttatttatttatttgacacagagagatcacaagtaggcaaagaggcaggcagagagagggggaagcaggctaacTGCTGAGCAGAGgttccaatgcagggcttgatcccaggactctgagatcatgacctgagctgaaggcagaggtttaacccaccgagacacccaggtgcccctggattcaATCTTTCTTTACCTCAATAGGTATTGAGGTATGTGGGTCACTAGGAAGTACATAAGAAACACCAGAGGCCAGACTTAAGAGAATAATATTAACTTCAGAGATTGCTTGCTGAGGAAATGAGGTTATCTTTCtagctattttctttcctttcttttttaaattatattcagttaaccaacatatagtacatcattagtttttgatgtagtgttcaatgattcattagttgtgtgctcatcataacacatgccctccttaatacccatcacctggctaccctgtcctcccatcccacctcccttctgtaaccctcagtttgcttccagGGGTCCagagatattttcttttagaaagtcaCACTTTTTTGTCACCTGAatggaaaatgtatatatatatatatatatatacatacatatatatatatatgtatacatatatatatatatgtatatatatatatatatatatatatacacacataaagtATAAATCTCACATAACTTGTTATATATGATAATTCTCCTGGCACATAAGTTTCCATTTaagtttttagtttccttttgtgAATTGACTAATTCTCTTATATTTCAGTTTAGTTAGTTTTGAAAAGTAAGTTTGAATCACATACATACAACGCAGCCAATAGTGGAGCAATTACCATGGACATGTAATGAGGGCAAGAACATAATGAGTGATGTCTCTGGTAAAGTTTTTGTCACGTTAGTTTAAAAAGTCAGTAGGGGATAAAGCACAGGTATAATGCAATAGTACTTGAAAGTGTTTAGAATATAAATTCtgcattgtgatttttttttccttttagctgaACCCAACtgctacacacacatacactctctctcacacaaactatatagaatgtgtgtgtgtgtgttatatatatatgtgtgtgtgtgtgtgtgtgtgtgtgtgtgtgtgatcaatCAAGGCTTGGGCAGCTGATGATCAAACAGCTTTAGGGTTAAGAATTCTTAAGAATTCTTAAGATCTGCTTTGTCCTGACCCCATAGATAACAGGGTTGGGTGCTGGGGGAACCATCATATATATAGATTCAccagaaatatatgaatataaccAGGGATGCTATGACCAAAGCGGTgggtcagaaaagagaaaaattctggGATGTAGAAGATGAGCATGACACAGACATGGGAGTCTCAGGTGTTGAGAGCCTTGAATTGGGCATTCCATGATGGTAAATGAAAGACTGTGTAGAGTATCTTCACATAGGAGAAACCAATTACGATAAGGTCAATAAATCCCACAGAAAAGGCAACCATCCCAAATAAACTATTGGTTCTGATACTGGTACGGGAAAGATGGGCAATGCCCATGTGCTCACAATAGGTGTGGGGATGATATGGGCACCACAGAATGACAATAGCAAGAGGAGGAACACACAAGGAATAACAAAGGTTAAAGATCTTACAATCATGACTATACTTAGAATGGTCACCACCTTGTTCGTAAGTATCATGTATATCTCAGGAGATTGCAGATGGCAATGTAGCAGTCTATAGCCATGACTGTGAGTATCCCATACTCTAGGCCAGTGCATGGATGAATCATAAACATCTGTGTAAAGCAGGCATCAAAAAGTATTTCCCTGAAATTGAACCAGAAGATGCCCAGCATCTTGGAGATAGTGGCAGTGGATAGGCTTAGGTCAGTGAAGGCCAACATTGCCAGGAAGTAAAACATGGGCTGATGGAGACTAGGCTCAGTCTGAATAATAAAGAGGATTATAATGTTCCCCAGGAAAGCAATCAGATATACAGTGCAAAAAGGGAAACCAATATAGAGATGAAAATTTTCCAAGGCTGGAATCCCCAGaaggacaaagaaggaaggatgggATTGAGTGGTGTTGCAATAGGCCATCTTCATAGTTGCTGGTTACTATTTTCACACTGTGTGAGGACTCCAAACTCATCCATGTTATTCTTTCAGGTCATGGAAAAACATGGAATTAATTCTCTGCCTTAATATGTAGCAGAAGACCCTGGAGTAGAAAGTGAGAAATGGtttaaaaacctcccaaatataaacataacaaatagcatggaggacaagaggagatggagaggagaggggagttgagggaaattggaaggggaggtgaaccatgagagactatggactctgaaaaacaatctgagggttttgaaggggcagggggtgggaggttgggggaaccaggtggtgggtattagagtgggcatggattgtatggagcactgggtgcggtgcaaaaacaatgaatactgttacgctgaaaagaaataaaaattaaaaaaaataaataaaaacttcccaaatatAGAACTGACCAGGTTCTGGACATCTTGTTTTTCTGTCCAAGACACATCCCAAACTTGATACTCTGTCAACAGTGCTAGGAATTATGTAAATTGTACTTGTGTTTTAGGGGAATTTCCATAATATCACAATGGAGAATTGGTTGGAGGGACATATTAGAGTTTCAAGTAAGCAGAGTGAAAGATGATGCTAGCCTGATATAAACAAATAGTAGTGGGCATGGAGAGGCAATGGCATATACTGTAAACAGGGAACAGTGTTTGATGTGATTTGGGAGATGAAAGAGAGCCAGGATTCTGTGTTGGGCAAATAGACAAATATTGGTGCTATTCAAGGAGATAGAGAACATAATGGGagtgagttttatttttgtgtattttagttATGAGGGTAGGTGTTGACCTCAGTTTTAAATATGTAGATAGTAAGTAGCAATTCTCAGCAGGCAGAATATCAGTTAAACTCCTTTCACTATTTAAGCCCAGTTTTGGTGTGTCAGTGAGTTTATAAAGAACCAAAAATTCCATGCATGTGACTGTAGGAACAACAGGATTCATGTGATTAAGACAGTGTCGTATTTTGTCCCACCCTCCATGTTCATAATATTTAATCTTTGGAGAGCTCTATTGGAGGGAATATCATAATAGTGAATGAATGTCTTTGTATCCTCAAAGCCCTCTCCAATAGCTGCTGTCTGCTATGGAGGTAGAGACAGGGGCCATTCTCAGAGATGACAAATTAAATGTCTTCAAAAAAAAGTCTCACAAATGTGGTATATGGGGATTTGTGGATTTGCTCTAATTATGCACCTACCTGTGTTAAAATGTACTGTAAAATATTGAGTAAGTcaaacaaaataattaagtagGTTGAATGTTGTCTATGGCACATTTCTATTTGGATTACTCATTTTCCACCTAGTGACATTTAGCAAAGCCTCAGAAATGAAAATCTACAGTGCAGCAGGAAAGTTCTCAAATGGTAGAAATTGCTAATGGATGATACCAAAATTGAgtgttctgggggggggggggggggtttaaacatatttgtaaagtatagaataaacaaaattgaaaatatttttctggagCCTATTATAGCCTTTAAGTATTCATATGTAAATATTCAGACtctaaaaaataagaactttataattaaaatattaaatgagacaTTAAACTataattcaatattaaaaaaattaaagggattTGCAGCATATCCTTAAGTTAGGATGACAAAAAATCGATGTAATTAGGCAGCTAGAATTTAATTCCCAGCAGAACAGTTATTATAATGGAAAGACTTGAGTCTCTTGAGTCCCCAAAGTCCTTTTGAGACataaatatttcaagtatttaCTTACTTAGTACTTATCATTGACTTTGTAGTTGTTGTTATTAAATGTGGGAATAGCTATGGGAATaggtatatatagtatatatgctGCTGATAAAGAAATAGTCTTATTTTTGTAATGCTTACATTCTAAGTTAGGAAGGAAGAcaataagcaggaaaaaataattaaatcactcTAGATAAAAACAagtgttatgaaaaaaaaattaaatataattaaaaataaacaataagaaTAGAAACAAACtaattaaaaaaggagaaaccTAAACagatacttctaaaaaaaaagataaaaaatgttcaaggtgtagggatagagggcacatacctcaatatcatcaaagccatctatgaaaaacccactgcaaatatcattctcaatggagaaaaactgaaagcttttccgctaaggtcaggaacacggcagggatgtccattatcaccactgctattcaacatagtactagaggtcctagcctcagcaatcagacaacaaaaggaagttaaaggcatccaaatcggcaaagaagaagtcaaattatcactcttcgcagatgatatgatactatatgtggaaaacccaaaagactccactccaaaactgctagaacttatacaggaattcagtcaagtgtcaggatataaaatcaatgcacagaaatcagttgcatttctctacaccaacagcaagacagaagaaagagaaattaaggagtcaatcccatttacaattgcatccaaaaccacaagatacctaggaataaacctaaccaaagaggcacagaatctatactcagaaaactataaagtactcatgaaagaaattgaggaagacacaaagaaatggaaaaatgttccatgatcctggattggaagaataaatattgtgaaaatgtctatgctacctaaagcaatctacacatttaacgcaattcctatcaaagtaccatccatctttttcaaagaaatggaacaaataattctaaaatttatatggaaccagaaaagacctcgaatagccaaagggatattgaaaaagaaagccaacgttggtggcatcacaattccggacttcaagctctattacaaagctgtcatcatcaagacagcatggtactggcacaaaaacagacacatagatcaatggaacagaatagagaacccagaaatagaccctcaactctacagtcaacgaatcttcgacaaagcaggaaagactgtccaatggaaaaaagacagcctcttcaataaatggtgctgggaaaattggacagccacatgcagaaaaatgaaattggaccatttccttacaccacacacaaaaatagactcaaaatggatgaaggacctcaatgtgtgaaaggaatccatcaaaatccttgaggagaatacagacagcaacctcttcgacctctgccgcagcaacatcttccttggaataatgcaaaaggcaagggaagcaagggaaaaaatgaactactgggacttcatcaagatcaaaagcttttgcacagcaaaggaaacagttaacaaaatcaaaagacaactgacagaatgggagaagatatttgcaaacgacatatcagataaaggactagtgtccagaatctataaagaacttagcaaactcaacacccagagaacaaataatctaatcaagaaatgggcagaggacatgaacagacatttctgcaaagaagacatccagatggccaacaaacacatgaaaaagtgctccatatcactcggcatcagggaaatacaaatcaaaaccacaatgcgatatcacctcacaccagtcagaatggctaaaatcaacaagtcaggaaatgacagatgctggcgaggatgcggagaaaggggaaaccctcctacactgttggtgggaatgcaagctggtgcagccactctggaaaacaacatggaggttcctcaaaatgttgaaaatagtactgccctatgacccagcaattgtactattgggtatttaccctaaagatacaaacgtagtgatccaaaggggcacgtgcacccgaatgtttatagcagcaatgtccacaagagccaaactatggaaagaacctagatgtccatcaacggatgaatggatcaagaagatgtggtatatatacacaatggaatactatgcagccatcaaaagaaatgaaatcttgccatttgcgacaacatggatggaactagagcgtatcatgcttagcgaaataagtcaagcagagaaagacaactatcatatgatctccctgatatgaggaagtggtgatgcaacatgggggcttaagtgggtacgagaagaatcaatgaaagaagatgggattggtagggagacaaaccataagtgactcttaatctcacaaaacaaactgagggttgctggggggagggggtttgggagaagggggtgggattatggacattggggagggtatgtgctttggtgagtgctgtgaagtgtgtaaacctggtgattcacagacctgtacccctggggataaaaatatatgtttattaaaaataaaaaattaataaaaaaaagaagaaaaaaattgtaaaagtaaTAATGCTCATGATGGAAAGTTTAGAAACCATGAAAAGtggagagacaaaaataaaagccctcttcctggaaaaaaaaatgttcaatagcAAATAAAGAGGTATTTACCATCATTAGTTAccatggaaatgaaaattaatatccCAAACTGATTCCATTTTACACTCCTggaatggctaaatttaaaatgattcacATTATCTGTTGCTGAAGAGGACATGGAATAATGGAACTCATACAGTTGCTAGTAGGTGTGTGAAATATGCAACTACTTTAGAAAATTCTTTGGCATGTTTCTTAAGAAGGTAAGCATCTCCATTCTTAGATATataccaaaagaaataaatatccagTAGACTTGTCAAATAGACAATTAGATATATATAGCTGAAGCTCAAAAAAGGACATggttgaatatatgaatatatgaatacaaatacacacacacacacacacaggagttaTTGGTGTGTGATGTATTTAATACATGTCATCTACATTGTATATATCAGtggaagaatgaagaagaaaaactataaaaacaagaaTTAACAATACATATTCTAATTTACTGTTTTTCTGCAGGTTGCATATCAATATTTTATGGTTCACCATGTGGTAATGAAAAACATATAGAATACGgacttgattggagaagtgtctgttcaaatcttctgcccattttttgatatgattgcctgttttgtgtgtgttgagtttgaggagttcattatagatcctggatatcaaccttttgtctgtactgtcatttgcaaatatcttctcccattctgtgggtagtctctttgttttgttgactgtttcctttgctgtgcagaagctttgattttgatgaagtcccaaaagtttattttcgcttttgtttcctttgcctttagagacatatcttgaaagaagttgctatggctgatatcgaagagattactgcctatattctcctctaggattctgatggattcctgtctcacgttgaggtcttttatccattttgagtttatctttgtgtacggtgtaagagaatggtcaagtttcattcttctacatatagctgtccagttttcccaacaccatttattgaagagactttcttttttccactgtatattttttcctgtttttttttt of Mustela nigripes isolate SB6536 chromosome 1, MUSNIG.SB6536, whole genome shotgun sequence contains these proteins:
- the LOC132011238 gene encoding olfactory receptor 56A3-like, coding for MIAHPNSTISTEVSDFLLNCLVRSPSWNFWLSLFLSFLFLLAMGANGVLLVTIRLEVSLHEPMYYLLSILSLLDIVVCLTVIPKVLAIFWFDLKSISFYACFLQMYIMNCFLAMESCTFMVMAYDRYVAICHPLRYPSVITDQFVAKASVFILARNGILTVPIPILSSRLNYCGRNVIENCICASMSVSKLSCDDITINRLYQFAVGWTLLGSDLILIFLSYSLILRAVLKLKAEGAVAKALSTCGSHFILILFFSTILLVFVLTLVVKKKVSPDVPVLLNVLHHVIFSALNPIVYGVRTQEIKQGIQRLLKKVW